A window of Cytobacillus sp. FSL H8-0458 genomic DNA:
TATGATGAAGTATATGAACCTGTGTATGCACTCGCTGAAAAATATGGAGTTCCTGTTGTATTTCATACAGGGGATACATATTCGGAAAGGGGATTGCTTAAGTATTCTCATCCCCTGTCTATTGATGAGGTTGCTGTTAAACACCGGAATATCAATTTCATAATGGCTCATTTTGGAGATCCGTGGACACTGACCGGAGCTGAAATCATATACAAGAATCAGAATGTCTATGCCGATCTTTCAGGCATTATTGTTGGAACAGAAGAAGAATTGAAGAAGCGCAGTGATGGTCGATTTCTGGACCATCTGAGGCATGCTTTAGTGTTTGCAGATTCTTACGATAAATTGCTTTTTGGAACCGATTGGCCGCTTGCGCCTGTAGGTCCTTATATTGAATTTATAAAAGAGTTCATACCTGAAGAGTTTCATGAGGATGTTTTTTACAATACCGCTATAAAGGTTTTTCCTAAAATCAAGCCTTTTCTGCCATAGAAACTGCGGCTGGGGGAGAAATCTTTCACTTCCAGCCCTTTAAATAGTCTTATTTACATACATACACGTATAAATATCTTAAAAGGGGGCATCTTTAATGGTTAAAATTGCATGGGTAACAGACAGCACGGCTTTTTTAAATAATGAGTTAAGGAACCATCCTGACCTGTACCAGATTCCGATGACAATCATTATGGATGGCAGAGAATATACAGAGGGTGTTGATTTTTCACCTGAAGAACTTTATGCGAGTTTAAAAACCCTGGATACCCCGGCTAAAACTTCCCAGCCATCCATCGGCGCTTTCAGGAATTTATACGAAAATCTGCAGAGGGATTATGACTGCATCATCGCTGTGCTAGTATCGGCAAAGCTCAGCGGGACTGTTTCTTCCAGTGAACAGGCCGCCCAGCTGGTTGATATTCCGGTATACAGCCTGGACTCCAAGATATTATCATATCCTTTAACAAGATTAATCCTTAAAGGGATGGAATTGGCAGAGGCCGGATTGGATAGTAAAGACATTATCAGCGAGCTTAAGACGCTTCGCGATACGGGCGAAACATATGTCCTCATCGGCAGTCTTGAACAGCTTCATCGAAGCGGCAGGATGTCCGGAGTTCAATTTTTCCTGGGAAGCATGCTTAATGTAAAGCCGATTATCTCAGTACATGATGGAGAATTAAGTGTCAGGGAGAAGGCCAGGAGCGAGAGAAAGGCAAAAGATAAGATTGTGAAGCTTCTGAGGAGCGCTCACGAGAGAAACCCGCTGAAGGAAGTATTCATCCTGTACGGTTTGCATCCGGAAGAAGCCGAGCTATGGAAGAAGGAACTTCAGGAAGAATTTACGGGCATTGAATTTGGGTGCTATTCCTTAGGAGCCACCATTGGCGTCCACGCAGGAGAGCATACACTCGGCATCAGCTGGCTGAATGGCCTGGAATAAATTATTATAAGCTCTGGTGCAGGAAATCAAATACTGGTTTTCTGCACTTTTTTTGTCTTTTATTTAAATTGGCGGATTTCGCAAGGTTTTTTGCAAGTTGAATATTATTTACTGTGTTGATTGGAGCGGAAAGCGGGCAGCCTGGAGTGGAAATCAACGGGCAACGTTGAAAGGGAACTCCCTTGCTATCGTTTCTTTTTGACACTAATGTTAAAATGGACAGTGGAGTTTGAAAGCGGGTGAAATAATGAAAGAAAATATAATACATATAACAGAAAAATTTGTCCGGGATACACTCGGGGATGATTCAACCGGGCATGACTGGCATCATATTGAGCGGGTGCGGAAAAATGCCCTTTACATAGCGAAAAGGGAACAAAAAGGAGATCCTTTTTTCATTGAAATGGCAGCCTTGCTTCATGATATACCTGATGCGAAGCTGAACACTTCCAGAGAAGCAGGGGACAGGAAACTGTCGGACTTTCTGCAGGAACTTGAAATCACAGAGGAAGCATTCAGCAGTATTAAGGCAATCATTGATTCAGTTTCCTTTAATGGCGGCTATAACACCAGGATTTTAAGTGAAGAAGCCAAAATAGTCCAGGATGCGGACAGATTGGATGCGATCGGCGCCGTGGGAATTGCTAGAGCATTTGCCTACGGAGGCAAAAAAGGACAGCTGATTTATGATCCTGCCCTTAATATCAGAAGAGAAATGACTGAAGATGAATACCGGAATGGCAGGTCGTCATCCATCAATCATTTTTACGAAAAGCTTTTGAAGCTGAAAGATCTGCTGAATACTGACACTGCTAAGGAAATGGCAGAAGAGCGGCATGAGTTTATGGAACAGTTTCTGCATCAATTTTTTAAAGAATGGAATGGTAAGCATGAAGATGATTTCTGTGGAAAATGTGACAAAAACCTATGGTGAGAAAGAACTTTTTAACAATATATCATTTACAATAGCTGAAAAAGAAAGGGCAGGACTGATCGGTGTAAACGGTACAGGAAAATCCTCCCTGCTGAAAGTGATCGCGGGGGTAGACCTGCCGGACTCAGGAGAAATAGTCAAACCGAGAGATTACACCATTTCATATTCAGCACAGCAGCCTGACCTGAATTATGATTTAACCGTTCTCGAGCAGGTATTTGCAGGAGATGCGCCAATTCTTGTGCTGCAGAGAGAATATGAACAAGCACTGGTGAAGCTTAGCCGGCACCCTGAAGATCCAGCTGTCCAGGAAAGCCTTTTCGAACTTCAAAAAAGAATGGATACACTTAATGCCTGGGAAGTAAATACCGACGCCAAAACGATTCTCACTAAACTGGGCATTGAGGATTTCAGCAGAAAAATCGGTGAGCTTTCAGGAGGACAGAAAAAGCGCGTTGCACTGGCGCAAGCTTTGATCCAGTCACCAGACTTGCTGATTCTTGACGAGCCGACAAATCATCTTGATTTTGAATCGGTAAAATGGCTGGAAGAATATCTGGGCAGATATAGGGGCGCACTTCTTCTAGTGACACATGACCGTTATTTCCTAGACAGGGTTACAAATAAAATGTTTGAGCTTGAGGGCGGAAATCTCTACAGCTATAAAGGGAATTATGCTGCATTCCTTGAAGCCAAGGCGATAAGAGAGGAAAATGAAGCAGCCACTATAGAAAAGCAGAAAAATCTGTTCAGAAGGGAACTTGAGTGGATCAGGAGGGGGGCAAAAGCCCGTACCACGAAACAAAAAGCCAGAATCCAGCGGTTTGAAACCCTTGACAGCCAGCTTGCCTCAGTTAAATCCTCTGAAAAATTGGATATGTCCCTAAGCGGCAGCCGTCTCGGAAAACAGGTATTTGAACTCGAAGCTGCTACAAAAAAGTATGGTTCCCAAACAATTCTGGATCACTTTGATCTTCTCGTAAAACCGGGGGACAGAATAGGGATTATTGGAAGAAATGGGACAGGGAAATCAACGCTCCTTAACATATTGGCAGACAGAATTCCGCTCGACTCGGGTGAGCGCATTATTGGGCAGACAGTAAAAATTGCGTACTATACCCAGGAAAGCGAAGATATGGATGAGAGTAAACGCATGATCGAATACCTCAAAGAAACAGCTGAAGTAGTTGAAACTTCAGATGGAAAAACCATTTCTGCAGCTCAAATGCTGGAGCGTTTCCTTTTTCCTCCGTATACTCATGGCACCCCTATCCGCAAGCTTTCCGGCGGGGAAAAACGGAGGCTTTATCTACTGAAAATCTTAATGTCTGAACCTAATGTTCTTCTTCTTGACGAGCCGACCAATAACCTTGATACCCAAACCCTGACGGTTCTCGAGGATTACCTTGATGATTTTCCCGGCGTAGTCATTACTGTTTCGCATGACCGCTACTTCCTGGATAAAGTGGCTGAGCAGCTGCTTGTGTTAAAAGGAGAGGGCAAAATCGAATCCTACTATGGAAATTACAGTGAATTTCTTGAAAGTGAAAATGCCAAACCGGTTCAGGAAATGGACCATGCCCCTAAAAAAACGAGGGAAACAAAACCGAAAAAGAAGAGAATGAGCTACAAAGAGAAGAAAGAATGGGAAGAAATAGAGGGAAAGATTGAGGCTGCTGAAGCCCGTCTTGAAGTGATTTCCTCAGAAATGGCCAGCATCGGAAGTGACTTTGAAAAGGGCCAGGCCTTAGTAGAAGAAGAAACAAAGCTGAATGAAGAACTTGAATACTTGATTGAGAGATGGAGCTATCTATCAGAAGCAGCAGAAGATGAATAATGTCATGCCCGGGGGAATCTCCGGGTTATTTTTTATAGTTAAAACAGCTAAAATGCCTCGAAATTCTCCTTATGTTAAAATAAAATCAGTTACCAGCGTGAATATATAAAAAAGGGTGATACTTTTGAAAATAAAAGCAATCGAACCAACACCAAGTCCGAATACAATGAAGGTTATTCTTGATGAAGAGCTTCCAATGGGGAAAGCCAATAATTATAAAAAAGATAAAAAAGAAGGAGCTCCAAGGATCATCCTTGATATTCTTGAGATCGAAGGCATAAAAGGGGTTTACCATGTTGCTGATTTCCTGGCAGTAGAAAGAAATGCAAAATATGATTGGAAAGAGCTGCTTCCTCAAGTTCGATCAGCATTTGGCGAGGAAGTGGAGAATGACGGTCCTGAAGAAAACGGCATAGATGAACATTTTGGTGAAGTTCAGGTTTTAGTTCAAATGTATAAAGGAATTCCGATGCAGGTGAAGCTGACTGACGGCACGGAAGAAAAGCGCTTCGGACTTCCTGAAAACTTTATTAATGCCGTTGCAAAAGCTCAGGATCCCGCTGACAATGTTGTCATGGTCCGCAAATGGAAAGAATTTGGAGTCCGCTATGGAGATTTTGACCAAGTTGGCCACGATATTGTAGAGGAATTAATGGCTGCCTATCCGGAAGGAAGACTTCAGACCCTAGTGAAAACGGCTAACAACCCGGATAAAATGGAGGATAAGCATGTGCGTTCTCTTCTAAAACTTTCAGCCGAAGATTTGGATTCACCTGATTGGCGGGAGCGCTATCAAAAACTCGAGCAGATGGATAATCCTGAACTTGAGGACCTGCCTGTTCTTGAAAAAGCACTTAAAGATGAGAAGGCTTCAATTAGGAGACTTGCGACAGTTTATCTTGGAATGATTGAAGATAAAAATGTCCTGCCGCTCCTATACAAAGCATTAAAGGATAAAACGGTTACTGTAAGACGCACAGCAGGAGACTGTTTATCAGACTTGGGGTTTCCAGAAGCAATGGACGCCATGACCGAAGCACTGCAGGATGACAGCAAGCTTGTGCGCTGGCGTGCGGCCATGTTCCTTTACGAAGTGGGAGATGAAAGAGCGCTGCCTGCTCTAAAGGCTGCCGAAGAGGACCCGGAATTCGAAGTCAGCCTGCAGATCAAACTGGCTATTGAGAGGATTGAGCATGGAGAAGAAGCAAAGGGTTCAGTTTGGAAGCAAATGACTGAATCCCGGAATAAAGGTGAGAAATAATTCTAATTAAACCGCTCAGATTTTAGGCTCTGGAGCGGTTTTTTTATTGGAATTGATTAATTTAAAACTTATACGTATTACAGTTTCATTCATTTAAAGCGAAAAATTATATTAAATTTGTAATAATTATTGAAATTATCCGAAAAAGGGTCTATATTGAAAAGAAAATATTTGGGGGGGCAGGAGGTTAGTAATTTATTTCCATAGAATAAGAGATTATGAATCTAAAGTAAAACAGGAGGTACATACTATGACTGGCTCACAGATGAGAAGTGATATGATCAAAAAAGGGACAGACCGGGCTCCGCACCGCAGCCTGCTGCGTGCAGCCGGAGTAAAGGAAGAAGATTTCGGAAAACCATTTATTGCTGTGTGCAATTCCTATATTGATATCGTTCCTGGCCATGTGCATTTGCAGGAATTTGGTAAAATCGTTAAAGAAGCAATCCGTGAAGCAGGCGGCGTTCCATTTGAATTTAATACCATTGGTGTGGATGATGGAATTGCGATGGGCCATATCGGCATGCGCTATTCTCTGCCAAGCCGTGAGATCATTGCAGACTCACTTGAAACAGTTGTTTCTGCTCACTGGTTTGATGGAATGGTCTGTATCCCGAACTGCGATAAAATCACACCCGGAATGATGATGGGGGCATTAAGGGTTAATATTCCAACCCTTTTTGTCAGCGGCGGCCCGATGAAAGCCGGCGTAGATTCAAGCGGAAAGCCATTATCCTTAAGCTCGGTGTTTGAGGGTGTAGGTGCCTTCGAATCCGGCCAAATAGACGAACAAAAGCTCCTGGAAATCGAGCAGGTAGCATGTCCGACATGCGGTTCCTGTTCAGGGATGTTCACTGCGAATTCCATGAACTGCCTTGCAGAAGGACTGGGACTTGCACTGCCAGGCAATGGCACGATTCTGGCTGTATCAGAAGAAAGAAAAGAATTTGTTAAACGTTCAGCCAAGCAGCTGATGGAATTAATCAAGCAAGACATCAAACCGCGCGATATTGTTACCATTGATGCGATTGACAATGCATTTGCCCTGGATATGGCAATGGGCGGGTCAACTAATACAGTTCTTCACACATTGGCGCTTGCTCACGAAGCTGAAATTGAATATCCGATTGAACGAATCAATGAGATCGCCAATCGGGTTCCGCATTTAGCCAAGATCGCTCCTGCATCAGATTATCATATTGAAGATGTTCATAATGCGGGTGGGGTGAGTGCAATTATCAATGAATTGCTTAAAAAGCCGGACGCCCTAAATGGAGACTGTCTGACAGTTACCGGAAAGCCGCTAAGGGAGAATGTAGCAGGCAGTGAGATTTTGGATAAAAATGTAATCCGGACTCTGGAGAATCCGCACTCTGAACGCGGAGGGCTGGCAGTTTTATTTGGGAATCTAGCTCCTGAGGGATCAATTATAAAAGTGGGTGCAGTAGATGAGTCAGTAGGAGGATACCATAGAGGGCCAGCCATCTGCTTTGATTCGCAGGAAGATGCACTATCCGGAATCATTACTGGCAAGGTGCAGGAAGGCCATGTTGTTGTCATTCGTTATGAAGGTCCTAAAGGCGGCCCTGGAATGCCTGAGATGCTTGCACCGACTTCGCAGATAGTCGGCCGTGGCCTGGGTGCAAAGGTCGGCCTGATTACAGATGGCCGTTTCTCGGGTGCTTCCCGCGGCATCAGCATTGGGCACATCTCGCCGGAGGCTGCTGAAGGCGGCCCTATTGCATTTGTGGAAAATGGAGACATCATTGAATTGGATTTGAACAATCGTACAATAAATCTGGAAGTTTCAGATGAAGAATTCGAAAAGCGCAAAGCCAATTGGAAAGGCTTCGAACCAAAGGTTAAAAAAGGGTATCTTGCCCGTTATTCGAAGCTTGTCACCAATGCCAGCACAGGCGGCGTTATGAAAATCTAAATATACTAAAGAAAGCCGGTCTTTTAGGACCGGCTTTCTTTGAATTAGCTGCGTTATGACGAGAACCGGCATAGAAAAATTGCATAAAGATCGTGTGATATAGTATGCTTACTTTACAAAATGCACGTTAAGGAGGAGGCAAATCTTATGTCAATGGCATATGAAGAATATATGAAACAAATGGTGAAGCCGATGCGTGAGGAGCTTGTACAGGCAGGCTTTAAAGAGCTTACGGCTTCAGAAGATGTAGAGAAATTCATGGAAAACCTTGAAGGAACAGCTCTTGTTGTCGTGAATTCAGTTTGTGGCTGTGCCGCTGGTCTTGCCCGTCCTGCAGCAACACAGGCTGTTTTGAGAAGTAAAAAGAAACCGGATCATCTGGTCACGGTTTTTGCAGGACAGGACAAAGAAGCAACAGCCAAAATGCGCGAGTACTTTGATGGATATGAGCCTTCATCACCTTCTATGGCTCTTTTAAGAGGGAAGGAAGTTGTGCACTTCATTCACCGTCATGATATCGAAGATCATTCCATGGAAGCAATCATGGAGAATCTGCTTGCAGCTTTTGAGGCGAATTGCTGAGAATATAAAGCTTAAACCAAAGAGGGTGTCTGCTGGCACCCTTTTTTTATAGCAATTTCAGGGAATCAGGTGAACATAAATGATAATTACGACATCCGGACGCACCAATGAAGCAATGAAAGAAAAAGCAAAAAACATTGCAGAACAATTGGGAGCAGAATACATCGACAGGAATAAAAGGTCTGTAAGAGCGATTCAAAAACAAGTTCCTGAAGACTGCATAGTAGTTGGAAAAGAGCGGATGGAACTTTATCCGATTGGCGAAACTCAGCCGTTCTTCTTTCATCCGAGTTCAGCAATGTTCAGAGTGAAGCGCCTCCTAAAAGGTGAGAGTGACCCTTTTCTTGAGGCTGCCGCTCTAAAAGGAGGCAGCAGTATTCTCGATTGTACTCTTGGTCTGGCCTCTGACAGCATAACAGCCAGTTATGCTGCGGGGAGTAAAGGTAAAGTTACAGGGCTTGAAGGAAACAAATACCTTTCCTTCCTCGTGGCGAATGGGCTCAGGCAGTGGGACTCCGGGCTTGAGAGTATGAATCAGGCTATGGGAAGAATAGATGTTGAAGCATCAATGGCCCTTCCTTATTTAAAAAAACTGCCCCCGGACAGTTTTGATATTGTCTACTTTGATCCTATGTTTGAAGAAGAGATCTTTGAGTCAGAGGGGATTAAAGCTTTAAGGAACTTTGCTGTTTATGAGGATCTGTCAGAGGAAGTTATCTTTCATGCAAAAAGAGCAGCGAGGCAAAGGGTGGTCTTGAAAGATCACTTTAGAAGTTCCAGGTTTGCTCAATATGGCTTCAAAGTAATTGAAAGAAAGTCATCGAAATTTCATTTTGGCATAATTGAAAAATAAGAAAAGGTGCCATTTATACCAGGCACCTTCTTATTTAATCTGCTATGGCCAGATAAACAAAGTAAGCCATCAGTAAAAGACTTGCAATGACGAAGAATACAGACCAATCCATGATAATTTCCCCCTTATTCATTCTTCTGAACTTGAAGAACATGATTTGTATTATTATTCCCCGCTTTGCTGCTTATTAATCCGCTAATTAAGGTATTACTATATTTCTATTGTTCTTTTTGCCGATGCATGAAATCAATTTTAATTTGGATCGAAAAGAAGTATAATAGAAAAATAGAAACGAGATACATAGCGAGGAAGGATACGATGAAATTTCCTATTTCAAAAAGAATGGCATCTTTTACAGAGAGCGTGTTTACGGAATTGGCCCAAATTAAGAATTCGAAACTTTCAGACGGGATTTCGGTGATTGATTTGAGCATTGGCAGTCCTGATTTGCCCCCTCCCGCTTTTGTTATGGAGGAATTGGCAAGAGGAGCTTGTGATCCACAACTATACGGGTACTCGTTAACAGGTACAAATAAGTTTCATGTCGCAGTCAGCGGCTATTATAAACGAAATTTTGAAGTGGATCTCGATCCTGCTTCAGAGGTGCTGCTTTTAATGGGATCCCAGGATGGGCTGGTACATTTGCCGATGGTTCTATGCGATCCGGGAGATTATATCCTTGTTCCTGACCCGGGATACACTGCATATGCTGCAGGTGCAGCAATGGCTGGTGCAGAAATGTACGGAATGCCTTTGAAAAAGGAGAACAGCTTCCTACCTGATTTTAATGAGATCCCTGAAGAAATCCTTGCAAACACAAAATTAATGATCTTAAACTTCCCTGGCAATCCCGTTCCAGCGATGGCAACAGAGGATGTTTTTCTTGAAGCGATCCGGCTTGCAAAAAAATACGGTTTTGCTGTATTGCATGATTTTGCTTATTCGGAGCTTTATTATGACAAGAAGCCTTTGAGTTTTTTGTCTGTAGAAGGAGCCGATGATGTAGGGATTGAAATGAATTCACTATCAAAAAGCTTTAATATGGCTGGCTGCAGGGTGGCATATGCCGCAGGTAATCAGGAGCTTATTGCGCTGCTGGCCAATTTCAAATCCAATTTGGATTATGGGGTATTTCTGCCAGTACAGGCAGCAGCGGTGAAAGCATTGAATGATCAGTCTGGTTTTTTGCAGAACTTGAGAGAGACATATAGAAAAAGAAGAGATGTATTTATAAAAGATCTTGAAACTATCGGCTGGGATATCAGCAGACCTGAGGGGTCTATGTTCTTGTGGGCCGAGGTCCCATCAGGGTACAGCTGCTCAAAAGATTTTGCAATTGACTTAATTAACCGGGCCGGTGTAGTCGTAACTCCTGGAAGTGCATTTGGTACATGGGGTGAGGGATACGTTCGGATTGCTCTTGTACAGCCCGAAGATGTATTGAGGCAAGCTGCCCTTAAAATTGAAGGCAGCGGCATATTTAAAAAAATCCTTGCTTAGGAGAAAGGAAGTGGAAAAACATGCCGAATTGGCTGAGAAAATCCTTTGTTGTACTTGTTACCATTTTAACGTTTGGCCTTGTTACACCTTCTCAGGCATTTCTTTATGAAAATACGAACCAGTTAAAAGCATCCAGAGCTTCTGATGTGGAAAGCTCAGAGAAGGGCGCAGAACTTGCTGAAGAGGAAAATAGTAATTTTGATAAAGAGGACTTTGTCAGGCAAATGCTTACAATAGCTGAGGCACAATCATATGAAAAGTTTGGGACAAAGATTGGCCCTGTTATTGAAGATGAATTTAACGAGGTCATCCTTCCGGAAATTGAGAAAGCCATCCAGGAGGTCGCAGTGCAATTTCCGGAAGAAAGCCTTGCAGAGTTAAAGGTTACAGAAACTCCGGGGGGCGGATTATCGGAAAAAATCTTCCACATTACCAACAGCAGGACTGAGGAAGATGTCATTCGCTTCCATGTAAGAAGGGACCATCCTCCTCAGCAGGGGTACTGGTTTAATTTTCACTATCACACACACCATGATCAATTTCAGGCCCACCATGAACTCGGGTCAATTTACTGGAACAAAAATACTCCGCCAAAATGGATGAGTTAAAATATTGAAATAAACTCTGGAATATGAAAAAATATTTTTATGGATTATGAAACTTTTCATGATTTATACCGTAAATACATTTATTCTACATAATGGAGGTTTGAGTCGAAATGGCAGTAAGCTTATCAAAAGGACAAAAAGTGGACTTAACAAAAACAAATCCAGGAATGAGTAAGGTAATAGTAGGACTTGGATGGGACACGAACAAATATGATGGCGGAAATGACTTTGATTTAGATTCTTCCGTATTTCTGCTTGGAGATACTGGAAAAGTAACTTCTGAAAGCGACTTTGTTTTCTACAACAATACATCAGGTGCTAATGGTTCAGTTGTACATACTGGAGATAACCGTACAGGTGAAGGGGATGGCGATGATGAGCAGGTGAAAATTGACCTGGCTAATGTCCCAGCTAACGTTCAGCGCATTACATTCACAATCACCATCCATGACGGGGAAGCCCGCAATCAGAACTTTGGACAGGTATCAAATGCCTATGCAAGAATTCTGAATGAAGATACAGGTGAAGAATTGATCCGCTATGACCTGGGTGAAGACTTCTCAATTGAAACTGCACTAGTAGTTGGAGAATTATACAGACATAACGGAGAATGGAAATTCAGTGCAATCGGAAGCGGATATCAGGGCGGACTTGCTGCACTGGCAAAAGATTTTGGTTTACAGGTTGGATAAATAAGAGGTATATTTGCTTAATAAGGCTCGGCAATGCCGGGTCTTTTATATGAAAAAGCAGTCATCACCGGGAGGAATAATTTAGAATGGAAATCTTAGAATCTATTATGCATACATATTCCCAGTTCTTTAATTGGGAAATGTGGGTTGAAGCTTTGTCAAAGCCGGAAAGCTGGGCACTGATAGGTACACTTGTAATTCTGGAAGGCCTATTATCTGCTGATAATGCGCTTGTTCTTGCTGTTATGGTAAAGCATCTGCCGGAAAAACAGCGGAAGAAAGCTCTTTTTTACGGTCTTTTAGGTGCTTACTTCTTCAGATTTATTGCTATCGGTATCGGTGTATTTTTAATTGAATTCTGGTATATCAAGGTGTTAGGTGCTGCCTACCTGGCCTGGCTTGCTATTAAGTATTTTATTGATAAGAGGCAAGCTGAAGAGGAAGGCGATGAACATGCAATAGAAGGCATCAATCAAAGAGGATTATTAATTCGCCTTTTCGGTACTTTCTGGGGAACTGTCATTGCAGTTGAATTGATGGATATTGCATTTTCAATCGATAGTATATTGGCTGCGCTTGGAGTCAGCCAGGAAATCTGGGTGCTGTTGATAGGCGGTATGCTTGGTATTATCATGATGCGTGGTGTAGCAGGCGTATTTTTGAAGCTGATTGACAGGGTACCGGAGCTGGAAACCAGCTCATATATTCTGATCCTTCTTATTGCTGCTAAAATGCTTGCGAGTGCTGCTGGTATTCACATCGACCATATTTACTTCTTTATCGTATTGGTTATCGTGTTTGCTGTTACTTTTATTGTACATGCGAGGAATGCAAAAAAAGAAGCTGCAGATCAAGGGTCAAACTAAATATGTAACTGCATAGATCTTGAAAGGGAACAGACACTTGTCCGCTCCCTTTTATTTTTATCTTTTTTGGATGAAAAAGGAAGAAAGTAGTATTTTAGTGAAGGAATGGAGCTGCGAAAATGAGACTATTTTCCGATATTCCGGGTGAAAAAATAAATAAGATGTTTTATAAGAAGCCTGGTTATTTTAATAAGAGATCAGGCCGGGAGCTATTATCATATGCTCTAGGGGCAACTTTATATATGCCGGCGACAAGGCCAAATATTCACCAGGATCTGCTGTCAAAAAAGCATGCTGGCCTTTCATCCATGGTTATATGCCTTGAAGATGCAATTGGTGATGATGAAGTGGAAATGGCGGAAGATCTGCTTTGTTCGGAATTGGAAAATTTGAGTTCAGACCTTGTGAAAGGTCTTTGTGAAGAAGAAGATCTCCCTTTGATCTTCGTGCGAATCAGAAGCTATGAGCAGCTTATGAGACTCAAAAGCAGAATTCCGAATGGAATGCATCTCCTGACGGGCTTTGTCCTGCCTAAGTTTTCACCAGCTGAAGGATGCAAAATTTTAACTGAAATAAAAGAGCTTAATTCTCATGGGTATTGTTTATATGCCATGCCGATTCTGGAGACGAAAGAAATTATTCAGAAAGAAACAAGGCTTGAAGAGTTGATCGGCATAAAGAAAGTGCTGGATCAATATTTTGAGCTGATATTAAATGTAAGAATTGGAGCTACGGATTTTAGCGGACTCTACGGAATACGAAGGAATTCTGATACGACAGTTTACGATATTGCTGTAATTAGAGATTGCATATCAGATATTATTAATATTTTTCTGCGTGCGGACCAGCCGTATG
This region includes:
- a CDS encoding conserved virulence factor C family protein, whose amino-acid sequence is MKIKAIEPTPSPNTMKVILDEELPMGKANNYKKDKKEGAPRIILDILEIEGIKGVYHVADFLAVERNAKYDWKELLPQVRSAFGEEVENDGPEENGIDEHFGEVQVLVQMYKGIPMQVKLTDGTEEKRFGLPENFINAVAKAQDPADNVVMVRKWKEFGVRYGDFDQVGHDIVEELMAAYPEGRLQTLVKTANNPDKMEDKHVRSLLKLSAEDLDSPDWRERYQKLEQMDNPELEDLPVLEKALKDEKASIRRLATVYLGMIEDKNVLPLLYKALKDKTVTVRRTAGDCLSDLGFPEAMDAMTEALQDDSKLVRWRAAMFLYEVGDERALPALKAAEEDPEFEVSLQIKLAIERIEHGEEAKGSVWKQMTESRNKGEK
- a CDS encoding ABC-F family ATP-binding cassette domain-containing protein — its product is MKMISVENVTKTYGEKELFNNISFTIAEKERAGLIGVNGTGKSSLLKVIAGVDLPDSGEIVKPRDYTISYSAQQPDLNYDLTVLEQVFAGDAPILVLQREYEQALVKLSRHPEDPAVQESLFELQKRMDTLNAWEVNTDAKTILTKLGIEDFSRKIGELSGGQKKRVALAQALIQSPDLLILDEPTNHLDFESVKWLEEYLGRYRGALLLVTHDRYFLDRVTNKMFELEGGNLYSYKGNYAAFLEAKAIREENEAATIEKQKNLFRRELEWIRRGAKARTTKQKARIQRFETLDSQLASVKSSEKLDMSLSGSRLGKQVFELEAATKKYGSQTILDHFDLLVKPGDRIGIIGRNGTGKSTLLNILADRIPLDSGERIIGQTVKIAYYTQESEDMDESKRMIEYLKETAEVVETSDGKTISAAQMLERFLFPPYTHGTPIRKLSGGEKRRLYLLKILMSEPNVLLLDEPTNNLDTQTLTVLEDYLDDFPGVVITVSHDRYFLDKVAEQLLVLKGEGKIESYYGNYSEFLESENAKPVQEMDHAPKKTRETKPKKKRMSYKEKKEWEEIEGKIEAAEARLEVISSEMASIGSDFEKGQALVEEETKLNEELEYLIERWSYLSEAAEDE
- the ilvD gene encoding dihydroxy-acid dehydratase; amino-acid sequence: MRSDMIKKGTDRAPHRSLLRAAGVKEEDFGKPFIAVCNSYIDIVPGHVHLQEFGKIVKEAIREAGGVPFEFNTIGVDDGIAMGHIGMRYSLPSREIIADSLETVVSAHWFDGMVCIPNCDKITPGMMMGALRVNIPTLFVSGGPMKAGVDSSGKPLSLSSVFEGVGAFESGQIDEQKLLEIEQVACPTCGSCSGMFTANSMNCLAEGLGLALPGNGTILAVSEERKEFVKRSAKQLMELIKQDIKPRDIVTIDAIDNAFALDMAMGGSTNTVLHTLALAHEAEIEYPIERINEIANRVPHLAKIAPASDYHIEDVHNAGGVSAIINELLKKPDALNGDCLTVTGKPLRENVAGSEILDKNVIRTLENPHSERGGLAVLFGNLAPEGSIIKVGAVDESVGGYHRGPAICFDSQEDALSGIITGKVQEGHVVVIRYEGPKGGPGMPEMLAPTSQIVGRGLGAKVGLITDGRFSGASRGISIGHISPEAAEGGPIAFVENGDIIELDLNNRTINLEVSDEEFEKRKANWKGFEPKVKKGYLARYSKLVTNASTGGVMKI
- a CDS encoding HD domain-containing protein, with the translated sequence MKENIIHITEKFVRDTLGDDSTGHDWHHIERVRKNALYIAKREQKGDPFFIEMAALLHDIPDAKLNTSREAGDRKLSDFLQELEITEEAFSSIKAIIDSVSFNGGYNTRILSEEAKIVQDADRLDAIGAVGIARAFAYGGKKGQLIYDPALNIRREMTEDEYRNGRSSSINHFYEKLLKLKDLLNTDTAKEMAEERHEFMEQFLHQFFKEWNGKHEDDFCGKCDKNLW
- a CDS encoding amidohydrolase family protein, with protein sequence MKVIDAHIHFSDIKSFHHTADKLSFVDYSYNGHQKEFQNANVVLSIAMGLTETDNMGFPDYESRTPMGIDLEDKVPANIVYCAGINPYDLNEGALERLEEDLQKPAVVGIKIYLGYYPFYAYDEVYEPVYALAEKYGVPVVFHTGDTYSERGLLKYSHPLSIDEVAVKHRNINFIMAHFGDPWTLTGAEIIYKNQNVYADLSGIIVGTEEELKKRSDGRFLDHLRHALVFADSYDKLLFGTDWPLAPVGPYIEFIKEFIPEEFHEDVFYNTAIKVFPKIKPFLP
- a CDS encoding DegV family protein, translating into MVKIAWVTDSTAFLNNELRNHPDLYQIPMTIIMDGREYTEGVDFSPEELYASLKTLDTPAKTSQPSIGAFRNLYENLQRDYDCIIAVLVSAKLSGTVSSSEQAAQLVDIPVYSLDSKILSYPLTRLILKGMELAEAGLDSKDIISELKTLRDTGETYVLIGSLEQLHRSGRMSGVQFFLGSMLNVKPIISVHDGELSVREKARSERKAKDKIVKLLRSAHERNPLKEVFILYGLHPEEAELWKKELQEEFTGIEFGCYSLGATIGVHAGEHTLGISWLNGLE